A DNA window from Enterobacter cloacae subsp. cloacae ATCC 13047 contains the following coding sequences:
- the yccA gene encoding FtsH protease modulator YccA, which produces MDRIITSSRDRTSLLSTHKVLRNTYFMLSLTLAFSAITATASTVLMLPSPGLILTLVGMYGLMFLTYKTADKPVGILSAFAFTGFLGYILGPILNAYLSAGMGDVIGMALGGTALVFFCCSAYVLTTRKDMSFLGGMLMAGIVVVLIGMVANIFLQLPALHLAISAVFILLSSGAILYETSNIIHGGETNYIRATVSLYVSLYNIFVSLLSILGFASRD; this is translated from the coding sequence ATGGATCGTATAATTACTTCCTCACGCGACCGCACATCGCTACTCAGCACCCACAAGGTGCTGCGCAATACGTACTTTATGCTCAGCCTGACGCTGGCGTTTTCGGCGATCACCGCCACCGCCAGCACCGTGCTGATGCTGCCGTCTCCGGGGCTGATCCTGACGCTGGTGGGGATGTACGGTCTGATGTTCCTGACCTACAAAACCGCTGACAAACCGGTCGGTATTCTTTCCGCGTTCGCCTTTACCGGCTTCCTGGGTTATATCCTGGGGCCAATCCTGAACGCGTACCTGTCTGCCGGCATGGGTGATGTGATCGGTATGGCGCTGGGCGGCACCGCGCTGGTGTTCTTCTGCTGCTCCGCCTACGTGCTGACCACCCGCAAGGACATGTCTTTCCTCGGCGGTATGCTGATGGCAGGTATCGTGGTGGTGCTGATTGGTATGGTGGCTAACATCTTCCTGCAGCTCCCTGCCCTGCACCTGGCGATTAGCGCGGTGTTTATCCTGCTGTCATCCGGCGCGATCCTGTATGAAACCAGCAACATCATTCACGGCGGTGAGACCAACTACATCCGCGCCACCGTGAGCCTGTATGTGTCGCTGTACAACATCTTCGTCAGCCTGCTGAGCATCCTGGGCTTCGCCAGCCGGGATTAA